The Ensifer adhaerens genome contains a region encoding:
- the pncB gene encoding nicotinate phosphoribosyltransferase, with the protein MTKTDIARRVYNHAWKLDPIVRSLLDTDFYKLLMLQMIWQLYPDVDATFSLINRTKTVRLADEIDEQELREQLDHARELRFSKKEMIWLAGNTFYGRKQIFSPEFLAWLAKFRLPDYELKRSDGQFELTFRGRWAETTMWEIPALAIINELRSRSAMKGLGPFTLDVLYARAKAKMWSKVERLRQYPNLRISDFGTRRRHSFLWQRWCVEALKEGIGSSFSGTSNVLLAMDNDLEALGTNAHELPMVAAALARNDKELAAAPYKVLQDWNQLYGGNLLIVLPDAFGTAAFLRDAPKWVADWTGFRPDSAPPIEGGEKIVAWWKKMGRDPREKLLIFSDGLDVDTIIETYRHFEGRVRMSFGWGTNLTNDFAGCAPTEISGLSPISIVCKVSEADGRPAVKLSDNPRKATGDPAEVERYLKFFGSQDFVEQAVKV; encoded by the coding sequence ATGACGAAGACCGATATCGCCAGGCGCGTCTACAATCATGCCTGGAAACTCGACCCGATCGTACGCAGCCTGCTGGACACGGATTTCTACAAGCTCCTGATGCTGCAGATGATCTGGCAGCTCTATCCGGATGTCGATGCGACCTTCTCGCTGATCAACCGCACGAAGACGGTGCGGCTCGCCGACGAGATCGACGAGCAGGAACTGCGCGAGCAGCTCGATCACGCACGCGAACTGCGTTTCTCCAAGAAGGAAATGATCTGGCTTGCGGGTAATACCTTCTATGGCCGCAAGCAGATCTTCTCGCCGGAGTTTCTCGCCTGGCTCGCCAAGTTCCGCCTGCCGGATTATGAGCTGAAACGCAGCGATGGCCAGTTCGAGCTGACCTTCCGCGGCCGCTGGGCGGAGACCACCATGTGGGAGATCCCGGCGCTGGCGATCATCAACGAGCTGCGCTCGCGCTCGGCGATGAAGGGCCTCGGTCCCTTTACCCTCGATGTGCTCTATGCCCGCGCCAAGGCCAAGATGTGGTCCAAAGTCGAGCGGCTGCGGCAGTACCCTAACCTCAGGATCTCCGATTTCGGCACGCGCCGCCGCCACAGCTTCCTTTGGCAGCGCTGGTGCGTCGAGGCGTTGAAGGAAGGGATTGGCAGTTCGTTCTCCGGGACCAGCAATGTCTTGCTCGCGATGGACAACGATCTGGAGGCGCTTGGTACCAACGCACACGAATTGCCGATGGTGGCCGCGGCCCTTGCCCGCAACGACAAGGAACTGGCCGCCGCCCCCTACAAGGTGCTGCAGGACTGGAACCAACTCTATGGCGGCAATCTCCTGATCGTGCTGCCCGATGCCTTCGGCACAGCGGCGTTCCTGCGCGACGCGCCGAAATGGGTGGCGGACTGGACGGGCTTTCGGCCGGACAGCGCGCCGCCGATCGAAGGTGGCGAAAAAATCGTCGCCTGGTGGAAGAAGATGGGACGGGATCCCCGGGAAAAGCTGCTGATCTTCTCCGATGGTCTCGACGTCGACACGATCATCGAGACGTACCGCCACTTCGAGGGGCGCGTGCGCATGAGCTTCGGCTGGGGCACCAACCTCACCAATGATTTTGCCGGTTGCGCGCCGACGGAAATCAGCGGCCTCAGTCCGATCTCGATCGTCTGCAAGGTCAGCGAGGCGGATGGCCGGCCGGCTGTAAAACTCTCCGACAATCCGCGCAAGGCGACCGGTGACCCGGCCGAGGTCGAGCGCTACCTCAAGTTCTTTGGCTCGCAGGATTTCGTTGAGCAGGCGGTTAAGGTCTGA
- a CDS encoding DNA helicase, with amino-acid sequence MKLTAPIYHLKRRAKRLCREEAIPLHEALDRIAVQEGYSTWSLLAARQTTAGTAASMLAQLAPGDLVVLGARPGQGKTLKSLELAVEAMRAGHRAYFFTLEYTVTDVIERFAAIGADHGRFAPLFEIDCSDTISADHIVGKLSKADPGTLVVVDYLQLLDQRRDNPALGDQVRKLRAFARQRGLIIIFISQIDRSFEAAVKPLPDLDDIRMPNPVDLRLFDKAYFLNKGEARLLAIN; translated from the coding sequence ATGAAACTGACTGCACCGATCTACCATTTGAAACGCAGGGCGAAACGCCTGTGCCGTGAAGAAGCCATCCCGCTCCATGAAGCACTTGATCGCATTGCCGTTCAGGAGGGCTACTCCACTTGGAGCCTGCTTGCGGCACGACAAACGACTGCCGGCACCGCGGCGAGTATGCTTGCCCAGCTCGCTCCCGGAGATCTCGTGGTCCTCGGCGCACGCCCCGGCCAGGGCAAGACGCTGAAGAGCCTCGAGCTTGCCGTAGAGGCGATGAGGGCCGGCCATCGCGCCTACTTCTTCACACTGGAATATACCGTGACGGACGTCATCGAGCGTTTTGCGGCCATCGGGGCCGACCATGGCCGGTTTGCCCCGCTGTTCGAGATCGATTGCTCCGACACGATCAGCGCCGACCATATCGTCGGCAAGCTGTCCAAGGCCGATCCCGGCACGCTGGTGGTCGTCGATTACCTCCAGCTTCTCGATCAGCGACGTGACAATCCCGCTCTTGGCGATCAGGTGCGCAAATTGAGGGCATTCGCGCGGCAACGCGGGCTGATCATCATCTTCATCTCGCAGATCGATCGATCCTTCGAAGCCGCCGTGAAACCACTTCCGGACCTGGACGATATCCGGATGCCGAACCCCGTCGATCTCCGGCTTTTCGACAAGGCCTACTTCTTGAACAAGGGCGAAGCGAGGCTACTGGCGATAAACTGA